One region of Skermanella mucosa genomic DNA includes:
- a CDS encoding gamma-glutamyltransferase, with translation MRVGAHQVNAGVAADEPRAAVIGRDILAQGGNAVDAATAMGLAMAVTLPTRVGLGGGGICVVHDAATKQTRTLDFLPRSPNGGQVAVPGMLRGLATLHAAHGKMRWEQLVAPAEAKARFETQISRALARDLQVFGDVAGDDPEARRLYLPNGPQPPGEGQKLEQSDLAAVLAQVRQRGAGAFYTGQLGARVAESVGVDAATLASYQAQWRDTAEVRHGNEVMHFAAPPEGAPAADSLRAALQAPSGGRNAGLVKALEKVEPEGPPTAGLVTFDPFGQAVACTFSVGAPMGTGKMIPGTGILQAAATGARGIGGPAVLVNPNLNQPLFAGSAGLIGVGVGEEGAGAAPAALVNVALRTLEQDMNALEAVTALRLAPDPAGGTLIEETAERPASRETSGVQGEIYGVQALGRVNLVSCKVNRSDGSRSCSAATDPRGFGLASSIQ, from the coding sequence ATGCGAGTCGGGGCCCACCAGGTGAATGCGGGAGTCGCGGCGGACGAGCCACGCGCCGCGGTCATCGGCCGGGACATCCTGGCCCAGGGCGGCAACGCCGTCGATGCGGCGACCGCCATGGGGCTCGCCATGGCGGTGACCCTGCCGACCCGCGTCGGGCTGGGCGGCGGCGGGATCTGCGTCGTGCATGACGCGGCCACCAAGCAGACCCGCACCCTGGATTTCCTGCCCCGGTCCCCGAACGGCGGTCAGGTCGCCGTGCCGGGCATGTTGCGCGGGCTGGCGACCCTGCACGCCGCCCACGGCAAGATGCGCTGGGAGCAGCTGGTCGCCCCGGCGGAGGCGAAGGCCCGGTTCGAGACCCAGATCTCCCGGGCGCTCGCCCGCGACCTCCAGGTGTTCGGCGACGTGGCCGGCGACGACCCGGAGGCCCGGCGGCTGTACCTGCCCAACGGACCCCAGCCGCCCGGCGAGGGGCAGAAGCTGGAACAGTCGGATCTTGCCGCCGTGCTGGCCCAGGTGCGCCAGCGTGGTGCCGGTGCCTTCTATACCGGGCAGCTGGGCGCCCGCGTCGCCGAGAGCGTCGGGGTCGACGCCGCCACCCTGGCGTCCTATCAGGCCCAGTGGCGCGACACCGCCGAGGTCAGGCACGGCAACGAGGTGATGCATTTCGCGGCGCCGCCGGAAGGCGCGCCGGCCGCCGACTCCCTGCGGGCGGCGCTGCAGGCGCCGTCGGGCGGGCGCAACGCCGGGCTGGTCAAGGCGCTGGAGAAGGTCGAGCCCGAGGGACCGCCCACGGCGGGCCTGGTGACGTTCGACCCGTTCGGGCAGGCGGTCGCCTGCACCTTCTCGGTCGGCGCGCCGATGGGGACCGGGAAGATGATCCCGGGGACCGGCATCCTCCAGGCGGCGGCGACCGGCGCCCGGGGCATCGGCGGTCCGGCCGTCCTGGTCAATCCCAACCTCAACCAACCGCTCTTCGCCGGCAGCGCCGGGCTGATCGGCGTGGGCGTCGGGGAGGAGGGCGCGGGCGCCGCCCCGGCCGCCCTGGTCAACGTGGCGCTCCGGACCCTGGAGCAGGACATGAACGCCCTCGAGGCGGTGACGGCGCTCCGGCTGGCGCCGGATCCCGCCGGCGGGACCCTGATCGAGGAGACCGCCGAACGGCCGGCCAGCCGCGAGACGTCAGGCGTCCAGGGGGAGATCTACGGCGTCCAGGCGCTGGGCCGGGTCAACCTGGTGAGCTGCAAGGTCAACCGCAGCGACGGCAGCCGGTCCTGCTCCGCGGCGACCGACCCGCGCGGCTTCGGCCTCGCGTCCAGCATCCAGTAG
- a CDS encoding pyridoxal phosphate-dependent aminotransferase, which translates to MSLKIAKRGAISPFIVMEVMRAAAEREAAGGDVLHLEVGQPSTGAPAAVISAAKRALDGDRLGYTDALGIPPLRSAIARFYHDRYGLNAPERRVVVTTGSSAGFLLGFLAAFEPGDRVAMAAPSYPAYRNILMALGVVPIEMPAGPETRFQPTVELLEGLGHPVEGLIVASPSNPAGTMLGADELRRLANYCRDKGIRLVSDEIYHGICYEGAATSALTVTDQALVINSFSKYFSMTGWRLGWMVVPDDLARSIECLSQNLFISPPSLSQHAACAVFDCTEELDANVARYARNRALLLEELPKAGFDRLAPADGAFYIYADVSAMTDDSEAFCRRMLAETGIAATPGVDFDRDRGHHFMRFSFAGSTDDMAEAVKRLKAWR; encoded by the coding sequence ATGTCACTGAAAATAGCAAAGCGGGGAGCCATCTCCCCGTTCATCGTCATGGAAGTCATGCGCGCCGCCGCCGAGCGGGAAGCCGCCGGCGGGGACGTGCTCCACCTGGAGGTCGGCCAGCCGTCCACCGGGGCGCCGGCCGCGGTGATATCGGCCGCCAAGCGGGCGCTTGACGGCGACCGGCTGGGATATACCGACGCCCTGGGCATCCCGCCGCTGCGCTCCGCCATCGCGCGGTTCTACCATGACCGCTACGGCCTGAACGCGCCGGAGCGGCGCGTGGTCGTCACGACCGGGTCGTCGGCCGGTTTCCTGCTGGGCTTCCTGGCGGCGTTCGAGCCGGGCGACCGGGTCGCCATGGCGGCCCCGAGCTATCCGGCCTACCGCAACATCCTGATGGCGCTGGGCGTCGTCCCGATCGAAATGCCCGCCGGGCCGGAAACCCGGTTCCAGCCGACGGTCGAACTGCTGGAAGGGCTGGGGCACCCGGTGGAGGGCCTGATCGTCGCCAGCCCGTCCAACCCGGCCGGCACCATGCTGGGGGCGGACGAACTGCGCCGGCTGGCCAACTACTGCCGCGACAAGGGCATCCGGCTGGTCTCGGACGAGATCTATCACGGCATCTGCTACGAGGGGGCGGCGACCTCGGCGCTGACCGTCACCGACCAGGCGCTGGTGATCAACAGCTTCTCCAAGTATTTCTCCATGACCGGCTGGCGGCTCGGCTGGATGGTCGTTCCGGACGACCTCGCCCGCTCGATCGAATGCCTCAGCCAGAACCTGTTCATCTCCCCGCCCAGCCTGTCGCAGCACGCCGCCTGCGCGGTGTTCGACTGCACGGAGGAACTGGACGCCAACGTCGCCCGCTACGCCCGCAACCGGGCGCTTCTGCTGGAGGAGTTGCCGAAGGCCGGGTTCGACCGGCTGGCCCCGGCGGACGGCGCTTTCTACATCTACGCCGACGTGTCGGCGATGACGGACGACAGCGAGGCGTTCTGCCGCCGCATGCTGGCCGAGACCGGCATCGCGGCGACTCCGGGCGTGGATTTCGACCGCGACCGCGGCCACCACTTCATGCGCTTCTCCTTCGCCGGCTCGACCGACGACATGGCCGAAGCGGTGAAGCGGCTGAAGGCGTGGCGGTGA